One Kitasatospora sp. MAP12-44 DNA segment encodes these proteins:
- a CDS encoding DUF2142 domain-containing protein, whose amino-acid sequence MTPRAAADEAERHPVPGFADSPTGRSRKRYTWLVAFLGFFFLAAGWALAAPFDGTPDEGEHVVRAYGVASGDFAPAPTTAGLGTGAFQTVPASLVRVNCWFFHPDTTAACAVPPGGSTHLVKTPTRAGRYNPVYYLVVGWPLLLWPTMKGVLAARLVSAALSAAMLAIAADSAVRWTRHRVMLAGVLAAVTPITLSLAGAVNPNGLEIAAGVALSALLIPILLDPEVPLRRASLVQVAVVGAVLMFLRALGPLWCVAIVGILLVPTHRALLDRLWRSKPARWATGAIVAAGLFGVAWTVIMKASQLAVLKLGPTYGFQDILRFEFFNRWGNYVNEMIGVMSWLDTDLPGPVYTIWYMVLGVLVVGALAFGTRTDRWRMFAFFAVTFGVPTVSEIMTVNQYGFAAQGRYMLPIAVAMPIFGAFVLGHRRVLNEKHSAGLTRLVAVVVVTLQLVFLWWTMLRWQIGQSVMMADTHLNPLAGTWHPEVGSLAPLLAAVLGAVLMIGYAWTSTRPALRPSEQDGAGDRTETSVMVPER is encoded by the coding sequence GTGACTCCCAGAGCAGCAGCCGACGAGGCTGAGCGGCACCCCGTCCCCGGCTTCGCTGACAGTCCCACAGGTCGAAGTCGCAAGCGTTACACCTGGCTTGTCGCCTTCCTGGGCTTCTTCTTCCTCGCGGCCGGCTGGGCACTCGCCGCGCCGTTCGACGGGACTCCGGACGAGGGTGAGCACGTCGTGCGCGCCTACGGTGTGGCAAGCGGGGACTTCGCTCCGGCGCCCACCACGGCCGGCCTGGGCACAGGCGCCTTCCAGACCGTGCCGGCCTCCCTGGTGCGGGTCAACTGCTGGTTCTTCCACCCGGACACCACGGCGGCCTGTGCGGTGCCGCCCGGTGGCAGCACCCACCTGGTGAAGACCCCCACCCGGGCCGGGCGTTACAACCCCGTCTACTACCTCGTCGTGGGCTGGCCGCTGCTGCTGTGGCCGACCATGAAGGGCGTGCTGGCAGCAAGGCTGGTCAGTGCCGCCCTCAGCGCCGCGATGCTGGCCATCGCGGCCGACAGCGCGGTCCGCTGGACCCGCCACCGGGTGATGCTCGCCGGCGTGCTGGCCGCGGTGACACCGATCACCCTGAGTCTGGCCGGGGCCGTCAACCCCAACGGCCTGGAGATCGCCGCAGGCGTGGCGCTCTCCGCGCTGCTCATCCCGATCCTGCTCGACCCCGAGGTGCCGCTGCGTCGGGCGTCGCTCGTCCAGGTCGCCGTCGTGGGTGCGGTGCTGATGTTCCTGCGTGCGCTCGGCCCGCTGTGGTGTGTGGCGATCGTCGGCATCCTGCTCGTTCCCACCCACCGCGCGCTGCTCGACCGGCTCTGGCGCTCCAAGCCGGCGCGCTGGGCGACGGGTGCGATCGTGGCGGCCGGTCTCTTCGGTGTGGCCTGGACCGTGATCATGAAGGCCAGCCAGCTGGCCGTGCTGAAGCTGGGCCCCACCTACGGCTTCCAGGACATCCTGCGCTTCGAGTTCTTCAACCGCTGGGGCAACTACGTCAACGAGATGATCGGCGTGATGTCCTGGCTGGACACCGACCTCCCGGGGCCGGTGTACACGATCTGGTACATGGTGCTGGGCGTCCTGGTGGTGGGCGCGCTGGCCTTCGGCACCCGGACCGACCGCTGGCGGATGTTCGCCTTCTTCGCGGTCACCTTCGGGGTGCCCACGGTGTCCGAGATCATGACGGTGAACCAGTACGGGTTCGCCGCCCAGGGGCGCTACATGCTCCCGATCGCGGTGGCCATGCCCATCTTCGGGGCCTTCGTGCTGGGTCACCGCCGGGTACTGAACGAGAAGCACTCCGCCGGTCTGACCCGGCTGGTGGCGGTGGTGGTCGTCACGCTCCAGCTGGTCTTCCTGTGGTGGACGATGCTGCGCTGGCAGATCGGGCAGAGCGTCATGATGGCCGACACCCACCTCAACCCGCTGGCCGGCACCTGGCACCCGGAGGTCGGTTCGCTGGCGCCGCTGCTCGCCGCCGTGCTCGGTGCGGTGCTGATGATCGGCTACGCCTGGACCAGCACCAGGCCCGCCCTGCGGCCGTCCGAGCAGGACGGCGCCGGCGACCGGACCGAGACGTCGGTCATGGTCCCGGAGCGCTGA
- a CDS encoding GtrA family protein — translation MDVPPETPAIAGSRWGALLRHSLVRFIIAGGTGSGVDLGLLVVLHGYLHVVLWVATFLSVFTSFLVNFTINRFWSFGSTSPAGGQFVRYLILASMNWVLTVVLVSGLSQLGLYYLYAKAVTIVLSAGVNYFAYRRWVFKVPAPTA, via the coding sequence ATGGACGTCCCGCCCGAGACCCCCGCAATAGCGGGTAGTCGGTGGGGGGCGCTGCTTCGGCACAGCCTCGTGCGCTTCATCATCGCGGGCGGAACGGGCTCAGGCGTCGACCTCGGCCTCCTGGTGGTCCTGCACGGCTATCTGCATGTCGTGCTCTGGGTGGCGACTTTCCTTTCGGTCTTCACCTCATTCCTGGTCAACTTCACCATCAACAGGTTCTGGTCGTTCGGGAGCACATCTCCCGCCGGCGGGCAGTTCGTCCGCTACCTGATCCTCGCCAGCATGAACTGGGTCCTGACGGTCGTGCTGGTCAGCGGCCTGTCCCAGCTGGGCCTTTACTACCTCTACGCCAAGGCCGTCACCATCGTGCTGAGCGCCGGCGTGAACTACTTCGCCTATCGGCGCTGGGTCTTCAAGGTGCCCGCCCCGACGGCCTGA
- the rfbA gene encoding glucose-1-phosphate thymidylyltransferase RfbA — translation MRGILLAGGTGSRLWPLTRAVSKQLMPIFDKPMVYYPLTTLMMAGIREILVITTPQDQEQFQRLLGDGSQLGLRLEYLAQERPEGIAQAFVLGAEFIGDEPVALVLGDNIFHGGGLGTRLKEHNDPVGGRVFAYPVSDPSAYGVVEFDAAGQAVSIEEKPERPKSRYAIPGLYFYDNQVVEIARGLKPSARGELEITAVNEVYLQQGQLQVSVLDRGTAWLDTGTFNSLVQASEYIRVIEERQGLKIGCIEEVAWRAGWIDSEQLRALATPLLKSGYGQYLLDLLTEENLAEENR, via the coding sequence ATGCGTGGAATTCTCCTGGCGGGCGGCACCGGCTCGCGTCTCTGGCCGCTGACCCGAGCCGTCTCGAAGCAGCTCATGCCCATCTTCGACAAGCCGATGGTCTACTACCCGCTCACCACCCTGATGATGGCGGGCATCCGCGAAATCCTGGTGATAACCACCCCCCAGGACCAAGAGCAGTTCCAGCGACTGCTCGGCGACGGTTCCCAGCTCGGACTGCGCCTTGAGTACCTCGCCCAGGAGCGCCCCGAGGGGATTGCCCAGGCCTTCGTGCTCGGCGCCGAGTTCATCGGCGACGAGCCGGTCGCCCTGGTGCTGGGAGACAACATCTTCCACGGCGGCGGTCTGGGGACCAGGCTGAAGGAGCACAACGACCCGGTCGGCGGGCGGGTGTTCGCCTACCCCGTGTCGGATCCGTCGGCCTATGGCGTGGTCGAGTTCGACGCGGCCGGGCAGGCGGTCTCCATCGAGGAGAAGCCCGAGCGGCCCAAGTCCCGCTACGCCATCCCCGGCCTCTACTTCTACGACAACCAGGTCGTGGAGATCGCCCGCGGGCTCAAGCCGAGCGCGCGCGGCGAGCTGGAGATCACCGCGGTGAACGAGGTCTATCTGCAGCAGGGTCAGCTCCAGGTCTCCGTGCTCGACCGGGGAACCGCCTGGCTGGACACCGGCACTTTCAACTCGCTGGTCCAGGCCTCGGAGTACATCCGGGTGATCGAGGAGCGCCAGGGGCTCAAGATCGGCTGCATCGAAGAGGTCGCCTGGCGGGCCGGCTGGATCGACTCCGAGCAACTGCGGGCGCTGGCGACCCCGTTGCTCAAGAGCGGCTACGGGCAGTACCTCCTGGACCTGCTGACCGAAGAGAACCTCGCCGAGGAGAACCGATGA
- the rfbC gene encoding dTDP-4-dehydrorhamnose 3,5-epimerase codes for MKIRELGFAGTFEITPQLHGDPRGQFTEWYRFDRLAEAVGHPLRLAQANLSVSSRGVVRGVHFADVPPSQAKYVTCVRGAVLDVIVDLRVGSPTFGSWEGVRLDDVERKAVYIPEGMGHGFCALTDDATLSYLCSETFNPTAEHSIHPLDPDLGIEWPTDEPLLSARDAAAPSLAEVLAADGLPTFERCQEYYRSLRSE; via the coding sequence ATGAAGATCCGCGAACTGGGCTTTGCCGGAACGTTCGAGATCACCCCGCAGCTGCACGGTGACCCGCGCGGCCAGTTCACCGAGTGGTACCGGTTCGACCGGCTCGCCGAGGCGGTGGGACACCCGCTGCGTCTCGCCCAGGCGAACCTCTCGGTCTCCTCGCGCGGTGTCGTCCGCGGTGTGCACTTCGCGGATGTGCCGCCCAGTCAGGCGAAGTACGTCACCTGCGTGCGCGGCGCCGTCCTCGACGTGATCGTCGACCTGCGGGTCGGCTCGCCGACGTTCGGCTCCTGGGAGGGCGTCCGGCTGGACGACGTGGAGCGCAAGGCGGTGTACATCCCCGAGGGCATGGGGCACGGCTTCTGCGCGCTGACCGACGACGCCACGCTGTCGTACCTCTGCTCGGAGACCTTCAACCCGACCGCCGAGCACTCCATCCACCCGCTGGACCCCGACCTCGGGATCGAGTGGCCGACCGACGAGCCGCTGCTCTCCGCCCGGGACGCGGCCGCCCCGTCGCTGGCCGAGGTGCTCGCCGCCGACGGCCTGCCGACCTTCGAGCGGTGCCAGGAGTACTACCGGAGCCTGCGCTCCGAGTAG
- the tuf gene encoding elongation factor Tu, translated as MAKAKFERTKPHVNIGTIGHIDHGKTTLTAAITKVLHDAYPEINPFTPFDQIDKAPEERQRGITISIAHVEYQTEARHYAHVDCPGHADYIKNMITGAAQMDGAILVVAATDGPMPQTKEHVLLARQVGVPYIVVALNKADMVDDEEILELVELEVRELLSEYEFPGDDLPVVRVSALKALEGDAEWGAKLLGLMEAVDTAIPTPERAVDQPFLMPIEDVFTITGRGTVVTGRIERGILKVNETVDIIGIKTTKTTTTVTGIEMFRKLLDEGQAGENVGLLLRGIKREDVERGQVIIKPGSVTPHTDFEAQSYILSKDEGGRHTPFFNNYRPQFYFRTTDVTGVVTLPEGTEMVMPGDNTAMTVALIQPIAMEQGLKFAIREGGRTVGAGQVTKIIK; from the coding sequence GTGGCGAAGGCGAAGTTCGAGCGGACGAAGCCCCACGTCAACATCGGCACCATCGGTCACATCGACCACGGTAAGACGACCCTTACCGCGGCGATCACCAAGGTGCTGCACGACGCGTACCCGGAGATCAACCCCTTCACGCCGTTCGACCAGATCGACAAGGCGCCGGAGGAGCGGCAGCGCGGTATCACCATCTCGATCGCGCACGTCGAGTACCAGACCGAGGCGCGTCACTACGCCCACGTCGACTGCCCCGGTCACGCGGACTACATCAAGAACATGATCACCGGTGCGGCCCAGATGGACGGTGCGATCCTCGTCGTCGCCGCCACCGACGGCCCGATGCCGCAGACCAAGGAGCACGTGCTCCTGGCCCGCCAGGTCGGCGTCCCCTACATCGTTGTCGCCCTGAACAAGGCCGACATGGTGGACGACGAGGAGATCCTGGAGCTCGTCGAGCTCGAGGTCCGCGAGCTGCTCTCCGAGTACGAGTTCCCGGGCGACGACCTGCCGGTCGTGCGCGTCTCGGCGCTCAAGGCGCTCGAGGGCGACGCCGAGTGGGGCGCGAAGCTCCTCGGCCTCATGGAGGCCGTGGACACCGCGATCCCGACCCCGGAGCGCGCTGTCGACCAGCCGTTCCTGATGCCGATCGAGGACGTCTTCACGATCACCGGTCGTGGCACCGTCGTCACCGGTCGTATCGAGCGTGGCATCCTCAAGGTCAACGAGACCGTCGACATCATCGGCATCAAGACCACCAAGACCACCACCACGGTCACCGGTATCGAGATGTTCCGCAAGCTGCTCGACGAGGGCCAGGCGGGCGAGAACGTCGGTCTGCTCCTCCGTGGCATCAAGCGCGAGGACGTCGAGCGCGGCCAGGTCATCATCAAGCCGGGTTCGGTCACGCCGCACACCGACTTCGAGGCCCAGTCCTACATCCTGTCGAAGGACGAGGGTGGCCGTCACACCCCCTTCTTCAACAACTACCGCCCGCAGTTCTACTTCCGTACCACGGACGTGACCGGCGTCGTGACCCTCCCCGAGGGCACCGAGATGGTCATGCCGGGCGACAACACCGCCATGACCGTCGCGCTGATCCAGCCGATCGCCATGGAGCAGGGCCTGAAGTTCGCCATCCGTGAGGGTGGCCGCACCGTCGGCGCCGGCCAGGTCACCAAGATCATCAAGTAA
- the fusA gene encoding elongation factor G encodes MAATSLDLAKVRNIGIMAHIDAGKTTTTERILFYTGVSYKIGEVHDGAATMDWMEQEQERGITITSAATTCHWTVDDSDHTINIIDTPGHVDFTVEVERSLRVLDGAVTVFDGVAGVEPQSETVWRQADRYGVPRICFVNKLDRTGANFFFCVDTIVDRLGATPLVMQLPIGAEGDFAGVVDLVRMKALVWTAEAAKGEMYDVVDIPADLVDQAEQYREELLDTVSNVSDEVMELAMEGEDIPEELLVAAIRKGTLASAFTPIFCGTAFKNKGVQPLLDAVVKYLPSPLDIESIEGTKPGDDTVKISRKASDDEPLAALAFKIMSDPHLGKLTFVRIYSGRLEAGTAVLNAVKGRKERIGKIYRMHANKREEIDSVGAGDIVAVMGLKQTTTGETLSDEKHPVILESMDFPAPVIRVAIEPKSKGDQERLGTAIQRLAEEDPSFQVNTDEETGQTIIAGMGELHLEVLVDRMKREFKVEANVGKPQVAYRETIRKAVERIDYTHKKQTGGSGQFAKIQIAIEPLESGEGYEFVNKVTGGRVPKEYIPSVDAGCQEAMEFGVLAGYALQGVRVTLLDGASHDVDSSELAFKIAGSMAFKEGARKASPALLEPMMAVEVTTPEDYMGDVIGDINSRRGQIQAMEERSGARVVKALVPLSEMFGYVGDLRSKTSGRASYSMQFDSYAEVPRNVADDIIAKAKGE; translated from the coding sequence ATGGCTGCAACCTCCCTTGACCTCGCCAAGGTCCGCAACATCGGGATCATGGCGCACATCGACGCGGGCAAGACCACCACCACCGAGCGGATCCTGTTCTACACCGGTGTCTCGTACAAGATCGGTGAGGTCCACGATGGCGCTGCCACCATGGACTGGATGGAGCAGGAGCAGGAGCGCGGCATCACGATCACGTCGGCCGCGACGACCTGCCACTGGACGGTCGACGACAGCGACCACACGATCAACATCATCGACACCCCGGGCCACGTCGACTTCACCGTCGAGGTGGAGCGTTCACTTCGCGTGCTCGACGGTGCTGTGACGGTGTTCGACGGTGTCGCCGGTGTCGAGCCCCAGTCCGAGACCGTGTGGCGGCAGGCTGACCGCTACGGCGTTCCGCGCATCTGCTTCGTCAACAAGCTGGACCGCACGGGCGCGAACTTCTTCTTCTGCGTCGACACCATCGTGGACCGCCTCGGCGCCACCCCGCTGGTGATGCAGCTCCCGATCGGCGCCGAGGGCGACTTCGCCGGCGTTGTCGACCTGGTGCGCATGAAGGCGCTGGTCTGGACGGCCGAGGCCGCCAAGGGCGAGATGTACGACGTCGTCGACATCCCGGCCGACCTGGTGGACCAGGCCGAGCAGTACCGCGAGGAGCTGCTGGACACCGTGTCGAACGTCAGCGACGAGGTGATGGAACTCGCCATGGAGGGCGAGGACATCCCCGAGGAGCTGCTGGTCGCCGCGATCCGCAAGGGCACCCTGGCGTCGGCGTTCACGCCGATCTTCTGTGGCACCGCCTTCAAGAACAAGGGCGTTCAGCCCCTGCTCGACGCGGTCGTCAAGTACCTGCCGTCGCCGCTGGACATCGAGTCCATCGAGGGCACCAAGCCCGGCGACGACACGGTGAAGATCTCCCGCAAGGCCTCGGACGACGAGCCGCTCGCGGCGCTGGCGTTCAAGATCATGTCGGACCCGCACCTCGGCAAGCTCACCTTCGTCCGGATCTACTCCGGGCGCCTTGAGGCCGGCACCGCCGTCCTCAACGCGGTGAAGGGTCGCAAGGAGCGCATCGGCAAGATCTACCGGATGCACGCGAACAAGCGTGAGGAGATCGACTCGGTGGGCGCCGGCGACATCGTCGCCGTCATGGGTCTCAAGCAGACCACCACCGGCGAGACCCTGTCCGACGAGAAGCACCCGGTCATCCTGGAGTCCATGGACTTCCCGGCCCCGGTCATCCGCGTCGCGATCGAGCCGAAGTCGAAGGGCGACCAGGAGCGTCTGGGCACCGCCATCCAGCGTCTGGCCGAGGAGGACCCGTCCTTCCAGGTCAACACGGATGAGGAGACCGGCCAGACCATCATCGCGGGTATGGGCGAGCTGCACCTCGAGGTGCTGGTCGACCGTATGAAGCGTGAGTTCAAGGTCGAGGCCAACGTCGGCAAGCCGCAGGTCGCGTACCGCGAGACGATCCGCAAGGCCGTCGAGCGTATCGACTACACGCACAAGAAGCAGACCGGTGGCTCCGGCCAGTTCGCGAAGATCCAGATCGCGATCGAGCCGCTCGAGTCCGGCGAGGGCTACGAGTTCGTCAACAAGGTCACCGGTGGCCGCGTGCCGAAGGAGTACATCCCTTCGGTCGACGCCGGTTGCCAGGAGGCCATGGAGTTCGGTGTCCTCGCGGGCTACGCACTCCAGGGTGTCCGCGTGACGCTGCTCGACGGTGCCTCGCACGACGTCGACTCCTCGGAGCTGGCGTTCAAGATCGCCGGTTCGATGGCCTTCAAGGAGGGCGCTCGCAAGGCGTCCCCGGCTCTGCTCGAGCCGATGATGGCCGTCGAGGTCACCACGCCCGAGGACTACATGGGCGATGTGATCGGCGACATCAACTCCCGCCGTGGCCAGATCCAGGCCATGGAGGAGCGCAGCGGTGCTCGCGTCGTCAAGGCGCTCGTCCCGCTGTCCGAGATGTTCGGCTACGTCGGTGACCTGCGCAGCAAGACCTCTGGTCGCGCGAGCTACTCGATGCAGTTCGACTCGTACGCCGAGGTTCCGCGGAACGTGGCGGACGACATCATCGCCAAGGCCAAGGGGGAGTAA
- the rpsG gene encoding 30S ribosomal protein S7, producing MPRKGPAPKRPVIIDPVYGSPLVTSLVNKILLHGKRSTAERIVYGALEGVREKTGSDPVVTLKRALENVKPALEVKSRRVGGATYQVPVEVRPGRAATLALRWMVGYSRARREKTMTERLMNEILDASNGLGASVKRREDTHKMAESNKAFAHYRW from the coding sequence ATGCCTCGTAAGGGCCCCGCCCCGAAGCGCCCGGTCATCATCGACCCGGTTTACGGATCCCCCCTGGTGACGTCGCTCGTCAACAAGATCCTCCTGCACGGCAAGCGCTCCACCGCCGAGCGGATCGTCTACGGCGCCCTCGAGGGCGTTCGTGAGAAGACCGGCTCGGACCCCGTCGTGACCCTCAAGCGCGCGCTTGAGAACGTCAAGCCGGCGCTTGAGGTCAAGTCCCGCCGCGTCGGTGGCGCCACGTACCAGGTTCCGGTCGAGGTCCGTCCGGGCCGCGCCGCCACCCTGGCGCTGCGCTGGATGGTCGGCTACTCCCGCGCCCGTCGCGAGAAGACCATGACCGAGCGCCTGATGAACGAGATCCTCGACGCCAGCAACGGCCTGGGCGCTTCGGTGAAGCGTCGCGAGGACACCCACAAGATGGCCGAGTCCAACAAGGCCTTCGCGCACTACCGCTGGTAG
- the rpsL gene encoding 30S ribosomal protein S12, with product MPTIQQLVRKGRQDKVEKNKTPALKGSPQRRGVCTRVYTTTPKKPNSALRKVARVRLTSGIEVTAYIPGEGHNLQEHSIVLVRGGRVKDLPGVRYKIIRGSLDTQGVKNRKQARSRYGAKKEK from the coding sequence GTGCCTACGATCCAGCAGCTGGTCCGAAAGGGCCGGCAGGACAAGGTCGAGAAGAACAAGACGCCCGCGCTGAAGGGCTCCCCGCAGCGCCGTGGCGTCTGCACGCGTGTGTACACGACCACCCCGAAGAAGCCGAACTCGGCTCTCCGTAAGGTCGCCCGTGTGCGCCTCACCAGCGGGATCGAGGTCACCGCCTACATTCCGGGCGAGGGCCACAACCTGCAGGAGCACTCCATCGTGCTCGTGCGTGGCGGTCGTGTGAAGGACCTGCCGGGTGTGCGTTACAAGATCATCCGCGGCTCGCTCGACACCCAGGGTGTCAAGAACCGCAAGCAGGCCCGCAGCCGCTACGGCGCCAAGAAGGAGAAGTAA
- a CDS encoding DUF1707 and DUF4190 domain-containing protein, with amino-acid sequence MSGMQPWQASPPPWDRRSDGWQPQATPQAAMRAAHTDRDRTVDVLKAAYAEGRLSAEEYSERFDAAHRAQTYGQLSQLVADLPSGPIAVPFGLSAPAVPMTFLPPRPRSTNGLAIVSLTLGILTVPTAGLLAIPAVVTGHVAKNQIRQRDEDGDLMATIGLVIGWIATAGWLLLLLFGTVLAAAHG; translated from the coding sequence ATGAGCGGCATGCAGCCCTGGCAGGCTTCGCCGCCCCCGTGGGACCGCCGGTCCGACGGCTGGCAGCCGCAGGCGACCCCGCAGGCCGCGATGCGGGCCGCGCACACCGACCGGGACCGGACCGTCGACGTGCTGAAGGCCGCCTACGCGGAGGGCCGGCTGTCCGCCGAGGAGTACTCCGAGCGCTTCGACGCCGCCCACCGGGCCCAGACGTACGGCCAGCTCTCCCAGCTCGTCGCGGACCTGCCCAGCGGCCCGATCGCGGTGCCGTTCGGCCTGAGCGCCCCGGCCGTCCCGATGACCTTCCTGCCGCCCCGGCCGCGCAGTACCAACGGCCTGGCGATCGTCTCGCTGACCCTGGGCATCCTCACCGTGCCGACCGCGGGCCTGCTCGCCATCCCGGCCGTGGTGACCGGCCACGTCGCCAAGAACCAGATCCGCCAGCGCGACGAGGACGGCGACCTGATGGCCACGATCGGCCTGGTGATCGGGTGGATTGCCACCGCCGGCTGGCTGCTCCTGCTGCTGTTCGGAACGGTGCTGGCCGCGGCGCACGGCTGA
- a CDS encoding DUF2786 domain-containing protein: MSRDKQGTAGSETGELVERAIAGVLGATDRQLDGALDGGASLLAASAEGWPQVSRALVGVTDRSLARLWENGWRPADLARLVRRDLAPVHLALLVDLVAAEARRYSPAVLDRRWQEQLRELAAEVWWPADEHYLPGFAERHRLDRFALATAVLQLLRLLGRLPVIAPVAPAPGARRVEHRATRPTPGEPRMLGRIRGLLAKAESTEFPEEAEALTAKAQQLMAQHSIDEALLSAGHANGDAPGALRIGVENPYEGPKAMLLDAVAAANRCRVVWAKEFGFCTVIGFDSDLDAIELLYTSLLVQATSAMNKAGSRQHLDGASRTKAFRHSFLVSYAARIRERLVAATEQATADAAAGRHEREDGTAEQLVPDERLLPALAAREQAVDSATGRMFPKLTSQRVRVSDGEGWAAGRAAADKAALHERRGKVTRGKR, encoded by the coding sequence ATGAGCAGGGACAAGCAGGGCACAGCGGGGTCGGAGACCGGGGAACTGGTCGAGCGGGCGATAGCGGGGGTGCTCGGCGCGACCGACCGGCAGCTGGACGGCGCCCTGGACGGCGGCGCCTCGCTGCTCGCCGCCTCGGCCGAGGGCTGGCCGCAGGTGAGCCGGGCGCTGGTGGGGGTGACCGACCGCTCGCTGGCCCGGCTCTGGGAGAACGGCTGGCGCCCGGCGGACCTGGCCCGGCTGGTCCGGCGCGACCTGGCGCCGGTGCACCTGGCGCTGCTGGTGGACCTGGTCGCCGCCGAGGCCCGGCGCTACTCCCCCGCCGTGCTGGACCGGCGCTGGCAGGAGCAGCTGCGCGAGCTGGCCGCCGAGGTCTGGTGGCCCGCCGACGAGCACTACCTGCCGGGCTTCGCCGAGCGGCACCGGCTGGACCGGTTCGCGCTGGCGACGGCCGTCCTGCAGCTGCTGCGGCTGCTCGGCCGGCTGCCCGTGATCGCACCGGTCGCCCCGGCCCCGGGCGCGCGGCGGGTGGAGCACCGGGCGACCCGTCCGACGCCCGGCGAGCCGCGGATGCTGGGGCGGATCCGGGGGCTGCTGGCGAAGGCCGAGTCCACCGAGTTCCCCGAGGAGGCCGAGGCGCTGACCGCCAAGGCCCAGCAGCTGATGGCGCAGCACAGCATCGACGAGGCGCTGCTCTCGGCCGGGCACGCGAACGGGGACGCGCCGGGCGCGCTGCGGATCGGCGTGGAGAACCCGTACGAGGGGCCCAAGGCGATGCTGCTGGACGCGGTGGCGGCGGCGAACCGGTGCCGGGTGGTGTGGGCGAAGGAGTTCGGCTTCTGCACGGTGATCGGCTTCGACTCCGACCTGGACGCGATCGAGCTGCTCTACACCTCGCTGCTGGTGCAGGCCACCAGCGCGATGAACAAGGCCGGCAGTCGCCAGCACCTGGACGGGGCCTCCCGGACCAAGGCGTTCCGGCACTCCTTCCTGGTGTCCTACGCGGCCCGGATCCGCGAGCGGCTGGTCGCCGCCACCGAGCAGGCCACCGCCGACGCCGCGGCCGGCCGGCACGAACGCGAGGACGGCACGGCGGAGCAGCTGGTGCCGGACGAGCGGCTGCTGCCGGCGCTGGCCGCGCGCGAACAGGCGGTCGACTCGGCCACCGGGCGGATGTTCCCCAAGCTCACCTCGCAGCGGGTGCGGGTGAGCGACGGCGAGGGCTGGGCGGCCGGCCGCGCCGCCGCCGACAAGGCCGCGCTGCACGAGCGGCGGGGTAAGGTCACGCGCGGAAAGCGCTAG